A region of the Herpetosiphon gulosus genome:
GGTTGTTTCAGCCATTACGGCTCCTTCTTCTGGCGATTGAGATTGGAATGTTGATTGAATTAGTATATCGCTATGCCAATAATTGCATATCAGTCTTTAGTTCTAGGGTGGGTTTGTTTAGGGTTTTGTAAGTTTTTGGCAAGGCTTGGTTAAGTGCTGGCGGTTATAACTAGACTATGACATTTTATGGAGGTTAGCAGCGATGAAATTGCGATATTCAGCAACGATTATTATTTTTGGCTTATTAACGGCCTGTGGTACGGCCCCAACCAAGGTCGATGAGCCTTTTCCAACCACTAGCAGCGCAGCCATGGTTACAGCTCAACCAACCATGGATAGCATGATGCAAACCGATGCGATGTCGATGACCGATGATCTGATGCAGCCAACCGATGCGATGTCGATGACCGACGATCTGATGCAACCAACCGATGCGATGTCGATGACCGACAACATGATGCAGCCAACCGCAATGCCAACGGCTGATGACATGATGCAGCCAACCGCAACCGTTGAGCCAACCACCGAATCGCGGGTTGAGTCAACCGTTGTGCCAGCTGAGCCAGTGGTATTGGGATCGGGTAGTTTTCGCGGAATCGATCACAAAAGTGGCGGAATGGCAACGCTCTATCAACAGCCCGATGGCAGCAATTTGTTGCGCCTCAGTGATTTCTTTGTTGAAGCCGGTCCAGATATGTATATTTTTGTCGCTAAGGCAGCCGAAATTAATCAACCCAGCGATTTACAAGCGGGCTACCTCGAATTGGGCAAACTCAAAGGCTCCGAGGGCAACCAAAACTATAGCCTGCCCGCCGATTTTGATCCTGCGCTCTACTCCAACGTGGTTATTTGGTGCGAAAAATATCAAGTCTTGATGGCAGTTGCGCCAATCCAGTAGAATGTTTGTAAGGATGAAGGATGAAGGATGAGGGATGAAGGGAAAAAGAATATAGGGATCAGGGGTCAGGGACTAGGGATCAGGTCGATCGGCATATAGGGATAATCAAACAAATCTGGGTCAATCTGTGGCGAAACAACAGCCCTTCGTGCTCTTTGTGTCCTTCGTGGATCAATATCCTAATGCCTGACTCCTAGCCCCTGACCTCTAAAAAAGGATTAGTTATGGCCAATATTTTGGTGGTTGATGACGAACCGAATATTCGTGAGGTGGTTGGCTTGTATTTGCGGCGCGAAGGCCATACCGTGCTTGAGGCTAGCGATGGCGAGGCCGCTTTGCGCTTGGCGCGTCAGCAACCACCCGATTTGGTCGTGCTTGATCTGATGTTGCCCAAAGTGACGGGATTGGAAGTTTGTCGGCGCTTGCAGAGCGACCGCCGCACTCCGGTGATTATGCTCACCGCCAAAAGCGAGGAGAATGATCGAATCATCGGCTTGGGTGTTGGCGCTGATGATTATGTGGTCAAGCCATTTAGCCCCCGCGAATTGGTAGCGCGGGTGGAGGCGGTGTTGCGTCGTGTTCAGCCGCAGCCCGATGCTCCGCCGCCCGACGAACGCCCGATTGAACTTGGCTCACTGCGGGTCGATCCGCGCACTCGTGATGTGCAAGTGGCGGGCAAATCAATCAGCCTGACTGCGCGTGAGTTTGATTTGCTCTATTTTTTGGCACGCCATCGTGAGCGCGTGTTTACCCGCGACCAGTTGATGGAATTGGTGTGGGGCTATACATTTTCTGCCGATACCAGCACTGTGACGGTGCACATTCGGCGCTTGCGTGAAAAAATCGAAGATGACCCAACCGCGCCGCGCTATCTGCAAACGGTTTGGGGCGTGGGCTACAAACTCTGCGCAGGCGAACAATGAGACGTTTTTTGCATCAGTCGAGTCTCTTGTTGCTAACCTTGGCAATTGCGTTGGGCTTGGTAAGCTTGGTCGGCCACTTTGGCTTGATGCTGCCAATGAGCGAATTAGAAGGCATCGTCAAGCTGTTTGGCTCGCTGGGCTTTGGCGCGGGCATCGTGGCAATTGTCGCCTTGCAAAGCCGCATGCTCTCGCTGTTGCGCAGTTTACGGGCGCAAATTATCGCCGCAATTGGCCTTGGCGGAATTTTGGTTGCGGCCTTGTTGCAGGGCGTTGCGCGAGCCATGTTTATCAGTACCGACCACGATTTGCCATTGCTCTTGTTGGTCTTAATTTTTATGTTGGTGCTGGCTTTGGGGTTTAGCATTGCTGTCGGGAATGTACTGGTAGCGCGTTTGGCCGAGGTTCGTGCGGGAGCCGCCGCCCTCGCCAAGGGCGATTTGGCCTTGCGAATTCCTGAGCATGGCAACGATGAAGTCAGTATCTTGGCCGCTGATTTTAACCAGATGGCCGATGCACTGGCCCAAAGTGCTGAGCGCCAACAC
Encoded here:
- a CDS encoding DM13 domain-containing protein, with translation MKLRYSATIIIFGLLTACGTAPTKVDEPFPTTSSAAMVTAQPTMDSMMQTDAMSMTDDLMQPTDAMSMTDDLMQPTDAMSMTDNMMQPTAMPTADDMMQPTATVEPTTESRVESTVVPAEPVVLGSGSFRGIDHKSGGMATLYQQPDGSNLLRLSDFFVEAGPDMYIFVAKAAEINQPSDLQAGYLELGKLKGSEGNQNYSLPADFDPALYSNVVIWCEKYQVLMAVAPIQ
- a CDS encoding response regulator transcription factor; translation: MANILVVDDEPNIREVVGLYLRREGHTVLEASDGEAALRLARQQPPDLVVLDLMLPKVTGLEVCRRLQSDRRTPVIMLTAKSEENDRIIGLGVGADDYVVKPFSPRELVARVEAVLRRVQPQPDAPPPDERPIELGSLRVDPRTRDVQVAGKSISLTAREFDLLYFLARHRERVFTRDQLMELVWGYTFSADTSTVTVHIRRLREKIEDDPTAPRYLQTVWGVGYKLCAGEQ